The genomic segment ATGTAATGTTGATGCTTAGAGAATAAATTCAAAGCAGTTTTTTCAGATCGAGCTAAAGAGAGAGACcgagacagaaataaaaaaaagagtagagatgaaaaaagagtattaagattaaataaaacatcataaaatGAATTATGATAGTAACTATCATAATTAGTATTCATGTACTATTTCATTATATTAACATATTTATGATAGTATAATCATTAATATGATAATTTCCTCTATTTTGTATATAACATAGTGTATTATAAAATTCTTATATATggtcataataaataatattaaacaacataataaataaCGTGGCAGAAATATCTTCACACTGTTTGTGgtatttagtttatttagttTATAGCAAATGTATTCATTTAGATCTTGTTCTTATCTATtcttgaaataaacacaaaataaaaagaagtgtTGGTTATTTCTTGATGACTTTCAGCCCTGAATtgattggttttaatttgaaacagagCTGTGTGACTTCCTGTGTCTCTGCTATTTGCtgagctctcctcctcctcctcctcctcctcctcctcctcctcctcctcctcagttgaGACTTGCACAGCAGCTCTGGGTGTTTCCCTCTTCATTCACCATCCTCCCTGCAGCTACTCATTCCTTCTGCTGGTTTAATATGAGGCGAGGCCTCACAACAGAAATGCTTGTGAGCGGCCGCAGGGACTGGATGCGTCAGTGTGACCTGTGTGAccgagtgctgctgctgctgcacactggTGAGGCCTTCAGCTCCGAGCAGGTGTCTCAGTGCGAGgctcagagaagaagaatgaaaaCGCTGCTGCTCCACACAGTCGTTAAATAATGAAACTTTCCCTCAGGTTTGAGGAAACGAAAGAACAAGTGAACAACAAATCAGATGTGAAATCTGGAACTTTACactttttttactattttacaTCCTCATCGAGAGAAACACAAGAGGTTTTattcacatgaaaataaatgagttaTTTCCACACAGACAAGTTGAATTTCTGTCCATTTAATATctaatatgttttgttttccttctctgttGCATTTCGTCAGCACGTTGGCATGGCAACCTGCGTTTAATGAGGCACCGACATTTCCCGAATGTTTCCTCCAGGCATCCTCATAACAAACCTATTATTATCGTCAGTTTACTCGGATGTCACGTTGGACGTTATTAGAATGAAACTGGAGCCTGTGCAGAAAGTTCACATGTTGTTGTTCCCCGGTTCGACCAGCAGGAGGCGACACGTGAGAAGTGAGAAGTTTCACCACTGAGGAGCCGAAGAAGAAATACGAGTCAACAAatgaacagtttgtgtttgtgattttcttAAACCCTTTATTGTTTTCAGCTGTTCACAGGAATaactcagctttaatttgtgaaaaGTGGAAAATATTTGTTATGAATAAATCAAACTTCTACGTGGTCATTAGATGCATATTTTTTCAACCATGTGATCACAACCTGTCGGATAGATAACGAGCAGCAGCTTGTGACTAACGACCGCTTGTCGTATGATGTGGAAATTGCTGTGTTTCAGAATCTGAGTCACCAGAGTCGAATTGTTCAGGATTCAACTCACTCGCTGCAGCAGCCGAGCGTCCGCCACAGTCACGGTCCGGCAGGTCGAGTTTGACGTTTATGCATCAGTTCTGCGTCTGTGACCTCAGAACCAGGAACCGGTTCATATCCGTCATCATGAGCCGTCATCATGAGCCGTCAACGCCTCGGTGACAGCCGGGAATAAAACCTCAACAGAAATCTGCCGTGTGCTCAACTTTATATCTCAACGAAAACACTTCTTCAAAATGATCCGAGTCACTGTTTCCTGGCAGCGCCCTCGTGTTTTCTGACCTGAAGAATGGTCTCAGTGTGTGATGGGGATTAAACTGTGTATTACTTTTATACTTCACTTCATAttcttgttttcatgtttcctttATCAGAACTTTTTTCCAGATACTTCTTatttttccttccctctttgCTGCTGACACAAATTTCCCCAGTGAAGGACGAATAAAGGATTATCACATTTTTATCAAATCTTATATTGTGTCATAGTGCATCGTTTGGTGTATTATATCAAATGGTATTGTATCGTTTGCATTGTGGAACATTGTATCTTAACATATTGTACGTTTCTCTTTAGGTCCTTGGGGCCCCACCTGCAGGCCCTTGGGGGCCCTGATGTGGGGTCgactctgtttgtgttgaatgTGTCTGTACAAGCTCAGAGTTCACAGTTGCTCACCTGGAATCCCGTAAAATCCCCAGGAATCTGCAGGGATGCTGTCGTACgaagtgtgaaagagaaagtgtgAGATAATCTCCCGCTGACTCTTCATGCTGATGCTTCTCAAACTGACACAAATAAAGATTTTGAAGTTTCAGTGATGAAAAGGTTGAGCTCAAACTGTGTCGTCCTCTTCTCAACCCGCTGCTCATCCTCTCCAGAAGCTTCTTGATCCTCACACTCAACTTTGACCTGGTTTATGAACCATCCGTCACGGCGAGGATTCTCCGCTCTGACACCGAGAATGTCCGACTGTAATGAAAACGTTTCTTCTCCACCGCTGACGAAGAGATTTACACTCGTGTTTATGAACGAGTTGAATCCGTGATTCTGTCCATCACAGGGTTTTgctttgataataaaaataaacttagtGAGATAGCAGCTGTTACATCATAAGAGCAGATTGTCTTCAGGGTTTCAGAAAATCAACGTTGAAGGAGGCAAAACATGTTTCAGGTGAAACGTCAGGATGAGATGAAAGACAGGAAGTACAACACAAAAggtaaaatatttcaaaataaaacaggaaacaatatCTTGAACAAAATTCAAGTCCCTGAGATGAACAGATCATAGAACGCATCGTAGAAAGATTCAAGAGGGAAATGTCTGAAGATCCTGACTTTTAATGGGTGGAGCTCCAAAAACACTAGATCCTACAaatcccataatgcaacttgaTCTTTCATCAATCAAACTTCCAGGGTGACACgattattatttttctcctgcagagccaCAGAAAACTGGAAGCACCTGTCGCCACAACAACAGGAATATTAATGCTTTAAACATTGTGATTATTTAACTTAGAATTTAAAATACTTCCTCCGATCATTGACCTGTTGAATCACACGACCTCCagactctgacctttgacctttgagttATTTTTCACAAACTCAGTTCCAGGATTCCTTGTGTCGACACTTTGTCAGAtatgattttaatttatttctattCCAGATGAGAAACGCAGCTTCAagcaaatacaaacattttcagGTGAAAAATcaaaagagatgaaaaagatTAAAGagcatcacacaaacattttgattttgattcaaCAATTAAAGCTAATTCATGCTCAACGTCAGAAACGGAACCTTCTCTTCTGCTCTGCGTTCATTTCATCCGTATTCGTGCTCGTCCTCCGAACGTTTACGGAGATGGACGATAGAAATGAAAAGGGGCAGTACCACTGTAATCCATGGGGGGGCAATGTCATATCTCTGTACAGAATTAATGGACTTTTTCTCTTTATGTTATTCTGTGTTGTACTTCAGGGACATTTAGATATTTAGTTAAACACAACCTGCAGAGTTTCATCATTACTGAATCTGGAGCTGACGCCAAATGGAAAAAGGTGCGACCGACTACGAACGCACAAAAACAGATACAAGCGTAAAAAAGAGACTTGAAAACAAAGCACTTGAGTTTGTTGATCTTCTTCACACGTCGTCTCGCTCCTCACTTCCTTTCTGGGAATCAGAAATCACGGGAAGTGGATGGAAAAGTAAACACAGATGAGGGAGGGGCTGAAGGTGTGTGGggggcacgtgtgtgtgtgtgtgtgcgtgcgtgtgtgtgtgtgtgtgtgtgtgtgtgtgtggatgagttGTCACACGAGGTTAAAAGTCCAAACCGTTGCTGAAGGAAACACCAGCTGTTGGAGTGATGGCGACAACACGTCGCCCTCTAGAGTCCGTCTACAACACGACACACttagaatgaaataaaataataaataataataaatattattcaTTACGTTAATTCTTCTACAGTTTTCCATCACATCCAAACTGATGTGGATATTTTACTAAAGAAACTTTCCCTCTGCATTTCCTGTCCACAAGCAAATTACATCTCAAGTTACGATTTTtagaaacatctgtaaaacatCTCACAGTATTTTAGACGAGGGCCTGGTTCTGGACcttttctgaaaaaaaataacattttaaacaaaaaaagagatttaTGCTTGTTtagaataaataagtaaaagaaCCGGTTTATTCAGATTATTCTAAACAATCGAAGTCGTCGTTGGACGAGACAAACCTCAGTtaaacaaaatacacatttcctTAAACCTCGtaagaaaaagtaaaactaataaaaaagttttcaggaGAGAAATAATTTGATTTAGATCAAAAGTAAAAACGCTTCTTTATTCACCTCCAACATTAAACTGGttcttaaatataaataaagatggacgacatgaagcTGAAGCCAAACtgtctcgatcgccccctggtggctggctgcaatacaggtcacaaaccctgcctcctccatgttaacatgacatggaccaaactgaaatgTAACTTGACGGCTTCCTGTGATTGCTGGCTAACTGCTGCTAGCAGCTAGCAGCAGttagcagctgctgctgcctcacacaGTATTTCAGCCcatgttgtgtctgtttgtggttCAACTCATCTCTGACGCCCTCAAGAGGTTGTTTGGCCGATCGGATCCACTTCACATGATACTGTGATTTACACCTGAACTTTCATGCTCTTGATCTGATAGTGATCTGAttaccaaaaacacatttccatgtCAGGTGTAGATGCGGTAACTTGATTAAAGTCAGGACGCCACACAAACCGTCACACTCTCAGAGTTCTGTCACTCGTCAGTGGTCGgtctcctccatcacctccatcaccaccgTCCTGGGTCCGGTCAGGATCAGGTGGCTGACGCTGCGGTAGTCCAGATCCAGAACGTTGTGCCCGTTGACCGACACCACGAACTGACAAACCTGTCGGTGAGAGCATGAGCTCGAttagagagtgagagtgagtggtGAACGGCCTCCATGTAGACACTGATGACTTTTTCTTTATGCACTCTAGAACTTCTGGGTGTTGGCGTGTAAATAGCCATGAATGTGACTTAttcggttttttttttacatcttattTCTTCATATTGTGCGAAATGTGTTggtttcaaaaagaaaaggaagtcATTCACCTTGCCATAGACTAAGCTTCTACATCTAGttactacatttcccatgatgcctaCCTTCATCCCTGCAGCGGCCGCTGGGCCGCAGGGTTCCACAGCCTGGATGTGACACGGTCTGTTTCCTCTCACCACAAACCCCCAACCCACAGCGTCACCCacaatctgcacacacacacacacacacacacacacacacagatgatccCTCATCTCTTctgttcagcagcaacatgacacttcacctctagatgtcactcagttctacacactgagcctttacgCCCTTGGACAGTTGGACTCACAGTGAACGTTCTCCTGACGTACGGACCTCccggctgctgcagctcctccgtGCTCACCGGTCTCTTCAGAACTGAACGTGAAGCATGGAAACGTTTTATTTCGTCTTTCAGCAGAAAGCAACAAACAGAAGATGGAAATAACGGATCTGAGACCAAACTGGAGGAAGTTGTAAAGTGTGTGACGTCACAAATACAGAAAGGTTTTTCATTTGGACTGAAAAGATGCAAATCTAattgaatgaaactttattttcttcagcCTTCATATGGACCCGTCATCCTGGAGAGCGCCCCCTACACAACCCAGAACGTTTGAGGGTGCAAGTTCTTCTCTAATAGAAATCCTCCCTGTCGTCCCTTCTCCTCTGTGGTGGTATCAGCACCTTACTGGACAAGTGGCGCCCCCTACTGCTCATCTGCATGAATCAACTCTCAGTGGTGAATGGAAACTCCTGTAAATCTGAGTTCTCCTGCTCTGGTCACTGTCTGCGGGTTCTCACCTGATTTGGGGTTGGAGAGGACTGAAGACGAGGATGAAGAGTTGCTGTTGCTGCGGAGGCCGACCTCTCTCCTGCTGTACCTGCTCccatcactgctgctcctcagccGGGCTCCTCCCATCACCACCTTCACCTCCTTGGAAGCGGtgactgatggagagagagaggagatcaTGAGGCCACAGAACTCAACTGACCCAGTTCTGACTTCGTCACTTCAGCCGGCAGCGACTCCACCTGTGTTCAGACACGCTTCGTTAAAACACAGGGATGAGAAAACcaaggagggtgggggggtgacaAACCAAACGTCTCCATGGTGACTGGTCCAGATGTGGTGATGTTGAGACGTATTCTGAAACTTTCATAAAGTTGTGTCGCGCTGAATTATCAAGTttcattttttgaaaaaatgtgttgttgttgttgttcatgttttcatgtgatttattattattattattatattgcatgaagaagtatttttacattttcaatcttatctccacacactcactgttATTGGATCATCAACACATCATTTGATTGGACGACACAGTGACTCAGAGAAGATGACCTCATGcgccaagaaaaaaaacatgtgagaaTAACAGTTCCTGTCAACGATTCACTCGCTACTTCCTCTTGTACCTTTTATAggtgtatatatatgtaatatatatatatatatacatatatatgtattaaaagaaacttaaatacaacaaaacaatctttaaatttaaagttaagTAACATGTGGTCCAGTTTAAAAAACAACCTGCAGTGAGATTTCCATGAGATTCTGAGGGAATTCAcagttttttcaaaatgtaaagaaGCAGAAATAAACGTTGTTTTGAATCAGCAGCAACACCGACTGGAAAACTAAAGCTCGAACTCATttatcacaaaaacaacagtaatTCTCAAAGACTCTCGACGCTTCTAATCAGTGATGCAGATAAAACAGATGAAGCATTTAGTTTGAGGCTCCCGAGACTCTGACCTGTGACCTGTGACCTTCTTCCCTCCTGAGTTGTCATGTTTTTAGGTGGTTGCTCTTACCTGCCGTACGAGGTCCCATCGCTCCCGCTTTGTCCAAATGCTCCGAGAGGAAACCTCGTGAGGGTGAAtccagaaagaaaagaggagaagagaaaagaaaagaggagaagagaaaagaaaagaggagaaaatatgTTGAGCTGCTCAAACAAAAAAGGTAAATGAACAGATGAACACAGGCCTGACGAGCGGACGCTTCTTCATCAGCTGCTGAGTTTaatctgtgaatgtgtctgaaagcgagagcagtcatccacgaagaaaaggtgtgtgtgtgtgtgtgtgtgtgtgtgtgtgtgttaaatattAAACCACTGAACAAACAAGcctcagcagcacagaggtGGAAGAAACACGTGTTTGGTGAAATTGTCCctgaaatataaaagtaaatgtttaaaatacgCTGCAgcaacttttttaaatttaaaaactctCACACAAGAATCTAAAGACTTGAAACGAGCTGATATAAATAATTTGTCGTCTGAACCTGAAGATGCAGCGAGTGACGTCGTCGTTAGGAGCTCCTGctcaacaaacacactcacaaaccgcctctttctttttatatcGTTTTTATTTTTCGTTTTCTCACAGTCCATGTTTCCTTCCAGTCAGAACCTGCTTGTGCTCAATCCCTGCAACTGCACTCAGGTATTTTGCTGCTTGCGCTCTAGCTTCACTCCTGTTTTTCCTCACGCTGCATCTGTGCACGTGAAACATTTGCTCTCCGATCAGTGAGTAATCACCCGGAAGCCTGTGGGCCAGGCAGTCGTCCAGGTTGCTGGTTTAATTCCACCTGGTTTCCTCAGCAGGAGTGAGGAGCAGTCTGTGTTCGACGGCTCCtcagcaaataataataatacgaatatttgtgtttgacttCCTGCTCCTTCGGTTTTGAAgattttttatgtaaaaaaaatctttgcccaacttttaacaaatgtttttattgaaagaGTTGAGAAgcaaagaaaatgatgaaagaaTGAGAAGttgttgcagctgcagaggaatcGATCCTGGAATCAGCTGGagcttttctgtgtggagtttataTCCTCAACTAAAGTGAATAAACATGAACCTGAAGAGTTACAACGAGACGACGGGTctgagcagcaacaacaacaacaacaacaacaacaacaacatgtctCAGAGTAAACATGATAAACCCACATTCTGTCCACTCATCACCGATCAATCACTGCTGATAAAACTCAACGTGGCCTCTCACACTGAAGATTAGAGCGCAAGAGGTTTtataaattcatgtttttacactgaaactgaaacatcaAGTAAAActccaaatgttttcatttttacaggaAAGTTGTATTTTTATTCACACGATTTATCTTTCACCATTATAtgaacttttcattttgagttCAAACAATCACTTGTAGTAAGCTGCCGTCCTCCGGCCTTCAGCCTTTGTTTagttcatttcaaatgtttgaatatttgtttttacagtaaatgtcacaGCTGGAGGTTTTTAGTTCACAGGTACAGTAAcatagagaagaagaagaagaagacacacaGCTGCAGATATCGATCATCAGAAACTTTACAGGGACAGTAACTAATCTCCAAATCCATTTTAAATCCAGGGCACGGTGACTGTGCCGTGTTTCATCCTCGAGGTCAGTCCTCATCTTTCTCACGTTCAGTTTTACAGATGTGAGATGTTTTTTGCAGACATGACATCAGCAGTGAATAAATCCTCCCATGGTCATATATGTAACTGTAACTGACAGAGTTACTGTAACTGACACATTCAGGTGAATGTAAGTGAGtaattgtgttgtttatcatgttgtcatctttatttcttcctctttttacaTGACCTCATTTTTCAATGAAGCAATCAGTGATGTGTTTCTgctgtgatcacacacacacacacacacacacacacacgtcttgtGGCCTTTGACACACTGACCTCAGATCCTGTGACACGTCTGCGTCAGCCTCTTTATTTGTTTACTCTTCTCCAAGAATCATATAAATTCAATAAAGCTCTGCTGTGGTAAAGCGGACGACCTCACAGGCCATCGTCAGTAAACACAACGTCTGTAACGCACCAGGAGcgtgaacacaaacattttattgttcaATCGTTTTATTTCCccctttttaaatttaattacatttgtctCTGCTCAGGTGTGTGTCACCGTGTCACTTCCTGCTCCGGTGTGTGTCACCGTGTCACTTCCTGCTCCGGTGTGTGTCACCGTGTCACTTCCTGCTCcggtgtgtgtcactgtgtcaccTCTTCACCTGTCAGTGTTTCCAGTTAAAGGACgaacacacaaatatatgaTGATATCAGATCCTGTTGTACACACTCTGGTACAGTAGGTGGCAGTATGCAGCTGACAAGTGATGTCAGAAACCAccgagaagagagagagagagagagagagagagagagagagagagatggagagagagagagagagagagagagagagagatggagcagcCACCTGCTGACAaagaaagacataaaataaatcaagtgGACGGAGACGAGGTCAAAGGTGAAGATTCAAAGAGAAGCTGAAATAAATCAGAGAATCCaggaaaacacattaaacaagTAGAAACACTGAGgacagcacaacaacacaacacaaccacacaaccacagaacaacacaaccacacaaccacactacaacacaacacaaccacactacaacacaacacaaccacactacaacacaacacaaccacagaacaaacacagaacaacacaaacactaaaacacaacaacacaacacaaccacagaacAACCACACTACAACactaaaacacaaccacagaacaacacaaacagaatcGTCCGTAGCGTCTCGTCTTTATCTCATGTCGTCTGTTTTCGCCTTGGTTGTGTTTCCGTCTCTTTATTTTCGTGTTCTCTCAGTTTCCTGTGTCAGTGATGATGCTGCCCTCTGCTGAACACAGGCAGAGTGTACGCTGCGTCCTCCTGACGTCTGgacttcctcttcttttcctgtttcctgtttccagcTTCTCTCTTGTCGGAGTTGTCctcagttcttcttcttcttcttttctggtTTCGTTATTTTCTTACAACCACAAAACGTTCACGTGCTGGAAGATGATCCGATTCACTGCAAACCGTCGAATGGTCCTTGAGCAAAACAAACTGTGAAGGAAActgaagtaaaacaaacaataatccagttctgttcattcatttaaatacaaacactttATTCAATCAAAAGTTCTTAAATTCTGTTTTAAATCAGagaaaatagaaattaaaaaacaaaactatttcCTGCTGTGAGGAAATAGAAACGTGAAactgatcaaattaaaaaaatattatagtgaatcatttttttcttcctaaAACACTGACCACTTCGTACTTATACTACATTCTGCCGATAATTCTTacgtacttttacttaagtgaTGTTTTGAATACAGAAATGTTATGtgtagtatttttttaaatgtaggatttagtacttttacttaaaggtacagtgtgtagaatttagtgacatctagtgttgaagtgtcatgttgcagctgaacacccctcccctcccccgagcttcagttgtcatagaaactcaaaaggttttagttcgtccagtctggactaacgTAAAAAACaaggcggcctccgtagagagggtcccctccatgtacatataaagtatttaaatataaagtatttgaatataaagtatttaaagtatgtgaatataaagtatttgaatataaagtatttaaagtatttgaatataaagtatttaaagtatgtaaatataaagtatttgaatataaagtatttaaagtatgtaaatataaagtatttaaagtatttgaatataaagggccttttggggtaaagaaaactacaattagATGTGATCATAAACAGccataaagtaaaaatgtcaaGGTGTGTACTCCTGGTGACCGACAGGGGGCGCTGCTGTTGAAGTAGTGGAACAGATGATTTCCTCTGGATTCTTTAGAAGAAGACGTGAGTTGAGCGGAGACAAAAGTTTTGTGAGGACAAAAACAAACGTGAAGAAAATCTCCAGTGGTTTAATTTACTGTGATCAGTCAGTTAGAAACGAtgtgtttgaatctgtgtgAGGTACAAACACATACTTATA from the Paralichthys olivaceus isolate ysfri-2021 chromosome 20, ASM2471397v2, whole genome shotgun sequence genome contains:
- the LOC109644203 gene encoding DEP domain-containing mTOR-interacting protein-like, whose protein sequence is MGPRTAVTASKEVKVVMGGARLRSSSDGSRYSRREVGLRSNSNSSSSSSVLSNPKSVLKRPVSTEELQQPGGPYVRRTFTIVGDAVGWGFVVRGNRPCHIQAVEPCGPAAAAGMKVCQFVVSVNGHNVLDLDYRSVSHLILTGPRTVVMEVMEETDH